The following coding sequences lie in one Paracidovorax avenae genomic window:
- a CDS encoding LysR family transcriptional regulator, with protein sequence MDKLKAFESFVSVATRGSLTAAARAEGVAPAIMGRRLDALEEHLGVKLMVRTTRRISLTHEGSAFLEDCQRLLADVAEAEASVSVGGARATGHLRITAPAGFGRRHVAPLVPLFRDLHPDVRISLNLSDRVVDLAGEGFDCAVRVGDLPDSSLVSVRIADNRRLCVATPAYLERHGTPKHPSELARHACLMLSSDASQTRGWAFRMPPADADGAPGDVVHVKPTGPLDCSDGQVLHDWCLGGWGIAWRSTWEVEAEIAAGRLVAVLEDFAAPPNGIYVVFPHARHLPLRVRLWIDYLKHHYAQPAFWRRAAHALTAPPLPTPPSP encoded by the coding sequence ATGGACAAGCTCAAGGCCTTCGAGTCGTTCGTGTCGGTGGCGACGCGCGGCAGCCTCACCGCTGCGGCACGCGCCGAGGGCGTGGCGCCCGCCATCATGGGGCGGCGCCTGGACGCGCTGGAAGAGCACCTGGGCGTGAAGCTCATGGTGCGCACCACGCGGCGCATCAGCCTCACGCACGAGGGCAGCGCCTTTCTGGAGGATTGCCAGCGCCTGCTGGCCGATGTGGCCGAGGCCGAGGCCAGCGTCTCGGTCGGCGGGGCACGGGCCACGGGGCACCTGCGCATCACCGCGCCCGCGGGGTTCGGACGGCGCCACGTGGCGCCGCTGGTGCCGCTGTTCCGCGACCTGCATCCCGACGTGCGCATTTCCCTCAACCTCAGCGACCGCGTGGTGGACCTGGCGGGGGAGGGGTTCGACTGCGCCGTGCGCGTGGGTGACCTGCCCGATTCCTCGCTGGTGAGCGTGCGCATCGCCGACAACCGCAGGCTATGCGTGGCCACGCCCGCCTACCTGGAGCGCCACGGCACGCCGAAGCATCCGTCCGAACTCGCGCGGCACGCCTGCCTGATGCTGTCGAGCGACGCGTCGCAGACGCGTGGCTGGGCCTTCCGCATGCCCCCTGCAGACGCGGACGGCGCGCCCGGCGACGTGGTGCATGTCAAGCCCACCGGCCCCCTCGACTGCTCCGACGGACAGGTGCTGCATGACTGGTGCCTGGGGGGCTGGGGCATCGCGTGGCGCAGCACCTGGGAGGTGGAGGCCGAGATCGCCGCCGGCCGGCTGGTGGCCGTGCTGGAGGATTTCGCCGCGCCGCCCAACGGCATCTACGTGGTCTTTCCCCATGCACGCCATCTGCCGCTGCGCGTGCGGCTGTGGATCGACTACCTCAAGCACCACTATGCGCAGCCGGCGTTCTGGCGCCGCGCCGCGCATGCGCTCACCGCTCCCCCCCTCCCGACCCCACCATCGCCATGA
- a CDS encoding DUF3016 domain-containing protein, with product MTHRLHAPLQVLLRRPGPGRVPAALALASLLAGCAGTPGGAPVPAQDTAAVPARRDGAAAPSRAKGSPPPGIVSVTYADPAGFSDARRGAPETGQARRAWVDALCLYLSETAAAALPEGQRLEVRITDVQRAGGFEPWRGPQAGQVRIVRDIYPPRIVLEFKRLAADGSVLQSGRRELRDPAFMERAARGGTDPLRYEKGLIDDWVRQEFGAR from the coding sequence ATGACGCACCGACTCCATGCCCCGCTTCAAGTTCTTTTGCGCCGTCCCGGTCCGGGCCGGGTGCCGGCCGCCCTGGCGCTGGCCAGCCTGCTGGCCGGCTGCGCGGGTACACCCGGCGGTGCTCCGGTGCCCGCGCAGGACACCGCCGCCGTGCCTGCCCGGCGCGACGGCGCCGCGGCGCCTTCCCGGGCCAAGGGCTCGCCGCCGCCCGGCATCGTCAGCGTGACCTATGCCGATCCGGCCGGCTTCAGCGATGCCCGCCGCGGTGCCCCCGAAACCGGGCAGGCCCGCCGTGCCTGGGTGGACGCGCTCTGCCTGTACCTGTCGGAAACCGCAGCCGCGGCGCTGCCCGAAGGCCAGCGGCTGGAGGTGCGGATCACCGATGTGCAGCGTGCCGGCGGTTTCGAGCCCTGGCGCGGTCCGCAGGCCGGACAGGTGCGCATCGTGCGCGACATCTATCCGCCGCGCATCGTGCTCGAGTTCAAGCGGCTGGCCGCCGACGGTTCGGTGTTGCAGTCGGGGCGCCGCGAATTGCGCGACCCCGCGTTCATGGAGCGGGCGGCACGCGGCGGGACCGATCCGCTGCGGTACGAAAAGGGCCTGATCGACGACTGGGTGCGGCAGGAGTTCGGCGCGCGCTGA
- a CDS encoding glucose/quinate/shikimate family membrane-bound PQQ-dependent dehydrogenase, translating into MAGLARITGVLVGITGILVASAGAWLVSLGGSPYYLVAGLALLASGVLLARRSAGGLWVYAALLLGSTAWAVWEVGVDWWPLAARLDVLFVLGLWLATPWMRRSLLREPASPRPNASGDAAARASALRMPRMALGLALLLSAVLAAASWFTAPHELAGQLAGESVPAPAQAAPTLPDGEWHAYGRTGHGQRFSPLAQITPDNASQLKMAWEFRTGDVRGKEGDPEETTYEVTPLKIGNRLFLCTPHQSVIALDATTGKQLWRYDPQIEGKLALQHLTCRGLSYQPPRDPVADASPAALNAVAGAAAGGERTEPAPHASPTTTQPAAPATQAADQRQPPIAARKGPTDAACRAKLFMPTADGRVIALNPESGAVCTNFGGGTGQIDLWQRMPNLRPGAYYSTSPVVVTQRLVIVGGTVLDNASVKEQSGVIRAFDIDSGALVWNWDSGNPDDTAPLPPGRTYTPNSPNSWSISSVDETLGMVYVPMGNQPPDQWGGNRSPAVEKYSSSVVALDLDSGKVRWHFQTVHHDLWDYDVPSQPTLIDLQVGGQTVPALVQPTKQGELFVLDRRTGTPILPVTEHPAPQGAAQGDRTAPTQPKSALSFDPPPLTERDMWGGTMFDQLACRIAFHRLRYEGRFTPPSEQGSIIYPGNFGVFNWGGIAVDPQRQVAFTTPTYLAFVSRLVPRKDDTSLMVQEGGPPKGSLPALNENFGAPFAASMKPFMSPVGLPCQAPPWGYVAGVDLRTGRVAWKHRNGTVRDLSPLPLPFRMGVPGIGGPMLTGGGVAFYSGALDNYVRAYDLNGGRILWQDRLPAGGQATPMSYTGEDGRQYVVVVAGGHGSTGTKPGDSVRAYALPAQK; encoded by the coding sequence ATGGCAGGGCTCGCACGCATCACCGGCGTTCTCGTCGGCATCACAGGCATTCTCGTTGCAAGTGCGGGCGCATGGCTCGTTTCACTGGGCGGCAGCCCCTACTACCTCGTCGCCGGGCTCGCGCTGCTGGCTTCGGGCGTGCTGCTCGCGCGGCGATCCGCTGGGGGGCTCTGGGTGTACGCCGCGCTCCTGCTGGGCTCCACGGCCTGGGCGGTCTGGGAGGTGGGCGTGGACTGGTGGCCGCTCGCCGCGCGGCTGGATGTGCTGTTCGTGCTCGGCCTCTGGCTGGCGACGCCGTGGATGCGCCGGTCGCTGTTGCGCGAGCCCGCATCGCCCCGGCCGAATGCTTCCGGCGATGCCGCGGCCAGGGCTTCCGCGCTGCGCATGCCGCGCATGGCGCTGGGGCTGGCGCTGCTGCTGTCCGCCGTGCTGGCGGCGGCCTCCTGGTTCACCGCTCCGCATGAGCTCGCCGGCCAGCTGGCGGGCGAGTCCGTGCCCGCGCCGGCCCAGGCCGCGCCCACGCTGCCCGATGGCGAATGGCACGCCTACGGCCGCACCGGCCATGGCCAGCGTTTCTCCCCGCTGGCGCAGATCACGCCCGACAACGCCTCGCAGCTGAAGATGGCCTGGGAGTTCCGCACGGGCGACGTGCGCGGCAAGGAGGGCGACCCGGAAGAGACCACCTATGAGGTCACGCCGCTGAAGATCGGCAACCGCCTGTTCCTGTGCACGCCGCACCAGTCGGTGATCGCGCTCGACGCCACCACCGGCAAGCAGCTCTGGCGGTACGACCCGCAGATCGAGGGCAAGCTGGCGCTGCAGCACCTGACCTGCCGGGGGCTGTCGTACCAGCCGCCGCGCGACCCCGTCGCCGATGCGTCGCCCGCAGCGCTCAACGCCGTGGCGGGCGCCGCTGCGGGCGGCGAGCGCACCGAGCCGGCGCCCCATGCTTCACCCACGACCACGCAGCCGGCAGCCCCTGCCACGCAGGCGGCGGACCAGCGCCAGCCGCCCATCGCGGCCCGCAAAGGCCCCACCGACGCCGCCTGCCGCGCCAAGCTCTTCATGCCCACGGCCGACGGCCGCGTGATCGCGCTCAACCCCGAAAGCGGCGCCGTGTGCACCAACTTCGGCGGTGGCACGGGCCAGATCGACCTGTGGCAGCGCATGCCCAACCTGCGCCCCGGCGCCTACTATTCGACGTCTCCCGTGGTGGTCACGCAGCGCCTCGTGATCGTGGGCGGCACGGTGCTGGACAACGCCTCGGTGAAGGAGCAATCCGGCGTGATCCGCGCCTTCGACATCGACTCCGGCGCGCTGGTCTGGAACTGGGATTCCGGCAACCCCGACGACACCGCGCCCCTGCCGCCCGGCCGCACCTACACGCCCAATTCGCCCAACAGCTGGTCGATCTCCAGCGTCGATGAAACACTCGGCATGGTGTACGTGCCCATGGGCAACCAGCCACCCGACCAGTGGGGCGGCAACCGCAGCCCGGCGGTGGAGAAGTATTCCTCCTCCGTCGTCGCGCTGGACCTGGACAGTGGCAAGGTGCGCTGGCACTTCCAGACCGTGCACCATGACCTGTGGGACTACGACGTGCCCTCGCAGCCCACGCTGATCGACCTGCAGGTGGGCGGGCAGACCGTGCCCGCTCTGGTGCAGCCCACCAAGCAGGGCGAGCTGTTCGTGCTCGACCGGCGCACCGGCACGCCGATCCTGCCGGTGACGGAGCATCCCGCGCCGCAGGGCGCAGCCCAGGGCGACCGCACGGCGCCCACGCAGCCGAAGTCGGCCCTGTCGTTCGACCCGCCTCCGCTCACCGAGCGCGACATGTGGGGCGGCACGATGTTCGACCAGCTCGCCTGCCGCATCGCCTTCCACCGCCTGCGCTACGAGGGCCGCTTCACGCCGCCGTCGGAGCAGGGCAGCATCATCTATCCGGGCAACTTCGGCGTGTTCAACTGGGGCGGCATCGCCGTCGATCCGCAGCGGCAGGTGGCCTTCACCACGCCGACCTACCTCGCGTTCGTCTCCAGGCTGGTGCCGCGCAAGGACGACACCAGCCTGATGGTGCAGGAGGGCGGACCGCCCAAGGGCAGCCTGCCGGCGCTGAACGAGAACTTCGGCGCGCCCTTCGCCGCCTCGATGAAGCCGTTCATGTCACCCGTGGGCCTGCCCTGCCAGGCGCCGCCCTGGGGATACGTGGCCGGGGTGGACCTGCGCACCGGCCGGGTGGCCTGGAAGCACCGCAATGGAACGGTGCGGGACCTGTCGCCGCTGCCGCTGCCCTTCCGCATGGGCGTGCCCGGCATCGGCGGGCCGATGCTCACAGGAGGCGGCGTGGCCTTCTATTCGGGCGCACTGGACAACTATGTGCGCGCCTACGACCTGAACGGCGGACGCATCCTCTGGCAGGACCGCCTGCCCGCCGGAGGGCAGGCCACGCCGATGAGCTATACGGGTGAAGACGGCCGGCAGTACGTGGTCGTCGTGGCCGGCGGGCACGGCTCCACGGGCACCAAGCCCGGCGACAGCGTGCGCGCCTACGCGCTGCCCGCGCAGAAGTAG
- a CDS encoding DUF2214 family protein — protein sequence MTTEALLAYAHFLAILTMAVFLASEAALCRKEWMNAAVVERLARVDLIYGLSALAVLATGGARVVWGMKGAAWYAAQPLLHAKVTLFVVIGLLSIAPTMRFLRWRKTLRATGALPDEAAIRSTRRLVMIEAHLLAVIPLLAVFLARGVGAR from the coding sequence GTGACCACCGAAGCCCTGCTGGCCTATGCCCATTTCCTGGCCATCCTGACCATGGCCGTCTTCCTCGCGAGCGAGGCCGCGCTTTGCCGCAAGGAGTGGATGAATGCCGCCGTCGTGGAGCGCCTCGCGCGCGTGGACCTGATCTACGGCCTTTCGGCCCTGGCCGTCCTGGCCACGGGCGGGGCCCGTGTGGTCTGGGGCATGAAGGGCGCCGCCTGGTATGCGGCGCAGCCGCTCCTGCACGCCAAGGTCACCCTGTTCGTGGTGATCGGCCTGCTCTCCATCGCCCCCACCATGCGCTTCCTGCGCTGGCGCAAGACCCTGCGCGCCACCGGCGCACTGCCCGACGAGGCCGCCATCCGCAGCACGCGCCGCCTCGTCATGATCGAGGCCCACCTGCTGGCCGTGATCCCGCTCCTCGCCGTCTTCCTCGCACGGGGCGTCGGCGCCCGGTAA
- a CDS encoding PsiF family protein, which produces MKKLLSMLAATGLALSFATAHAADTAAPAASAPAAATAAASKPAKAPTAQQGKMTTCNAEAKDKKGDERKAFMKECLSAKKPATQQDKMKTCNADAKTKALKGDERKAFMKECLSGK; this is translated from the coding sequence ATGAAGAAGCTGCTTTCGATGCTGGCCGCCACCGGCCTGGCCCTCTCCTTCGCGACGGCCCACGCCGCAGACACCGCGGCCCCGGCCGCCTCCGCACCTGCCGCCGCCACCGCGGCCGCTTCCAAGCCGGCCAAGGCACCGACCGCTCAGCAGGGCAAGATGACCACCTGCAACGCCGAAGCCAAGGACAAGAAGGGCGACGAGCGCAAGGCCTTCATGAAGGAATGCCTCTCGGCCAAGAAGCCCGCCACCCAGCAGGACAAGATGAAGACCTGCAATGCCGATGCCAAGACCAAGGCGCTCAAGGGAGACGAGCGCAAGGCGTTCATGAAGGAATGTCTGAGCGGGAAGTGA
- the argS gene encoding arginine--tRNA ligase gives MLSVKQELLAALAGELEKLSPGAAGRAAFESPKVAAHGDLACTAAMQLAKPLKLNPRALGEQLKAALEATPAFARWVDAIEIAGPGFLNIRLKAAAKQEIVREVLAAGDRFGYQKDNGQRVLVEFVSANPTGPLHVGHGRQAALGDAICNLFATQGWSVHREYYYNDAGVQIETLAKSTQLRAKGFKPGDECWPTDPENPASKAFYNGEYIQDIANDFLAKKTVQAEDRAFTANGDVEDYDNIRQFAVAYLRNEQDKDLRAFNLHFDQYYLESSLYTSGRVEATVNRLVERGHTYEQDGALWLKSTDYGDDKDRVMRKKDGTYTYFVPDVAYHISKWERGFAKVVNIQGTDHHGTIARVRAGLQAADVGIPQGYPDYVLHTMVRVVKGGEEVKISKRAGSYVTLRDLIEWTSKDAVRFFLLSRKPDTEYTFDVDLAVAQNNDNPVYYVQYAHARIQSVLRAWAEAGGGDVASLKDVDLSALEGPQAQALMLQLAKYPEMLTAAAEGEAPHDVTFYLRDLAASYHSYYDAERILVDDEAVRRARLALVAATAQVLHNGLAVLGVSAPARM, from the coding sequence ATGCTCTCCGTCAAACAGGAATTGCTCGCGGCGCTGGCCGGCGAGCTGGAAAAACTCTCGCCCGGCGCTGCCGGGCGCGCTGCTTTCGAATCCCCGAAGGTGGCTGCGCACGGCGATTTGGCCTGCACCGCCGCCATGCAGCTGGCCAAGCCGCTCAAGCTCAATCCGCGCGCACTGGGCGAACAGCTCAAGGCCGCGCTGGAGGCCACGCCGGCCTTCGCGCGCTGGGTCGATGCCATCGAGATCGCCGGCCCCGGCTTCCTGAACATCCGCCTCAAAGCCGCAGCCAAGCAGGAGATCGTGCGCGAGGTGCTGGCCGCCGGCGACCGGTTCGGCTACCAGAAGGACAACGGCCAGCGCGTGCTGGTCGAGTTCGTCTCCGCCAATCCCACGGGGCCGCTGCACGTGGGCCACGGCCGCCAGGCAGCCCTGGGCGATGCGATCTGCAACCTCTTCGCCACCCAGGGCTGGAGCGTGCACCGCGAGTATTACTACAACGATGCCGGCGTGCAGATCGAAACGCTGGCCAAGAGCACGCAGCTGCGAGCCAAAGGGTTCAAGCCCGGCGACGAGTGCTGGCCCACGGATCCGGAGAACCCGGCCTCCAAGGCGTTCTACAACGGCGAGTACATCCAGGACATCGCCAACGACTTTCTGGCGAAGAAGACTGTCCAGGCCGAAGACCGTGCATTCACCGCGAACGGCGACGTCGAGGATTACGACAACATCCGCCAGTTCGCCGTCGCCTACCTGCGCAACGAGCAGGACAAGGATCTGCGGGCGTTCAACCTGCATTTCGACCAGTATTACCTGGAGTCGAGCCTCTACACCTCGGGCCGCGTCGAGGCCACGGTGAACCGCCTGGTCGAGCGCGGCCACACCTACGAGCAGGACGGCGCGCTGTGGCTCAAGTCCACCGACTACGGGGACGACAAGGACCGCGTGATGCGCAAGAAGGACGGCACGTACACGTACTTCGTGCCCGACGTGGCCTACCACATCTCCAAATGGGAGCGCGGCTTCGCCAAGGTGGTGAACATCCAGGGCACCGACCACCACGGCACCATTGCCCGCGTGCGCGCCGGCCTGCAGGCCGCCGACGTGGGCATCCCGCAGGGCTATCCCGACTACGTGCTGCACACCATGGTGCGCGTGGTCAAGGGCGGGGAAGAGGTGAAGATCAGCAAGCGCGCGGGCAGCTACGTGACGCTGCGCGACCTGATCGAATGGACCAGCAAGGACGCGGTGCGCTTCTTCCTGCTCTCGCGCAAGCCCGACACGGAATACACCTTCGATGTCGATCTGGCCGTGGCGCAGAACAACGACAACCCGGTCTATTACGTGCAGTACGCGCATGCGCGCATCCAGTCGGTGCTGCGGGCTTGGGCAGAGGCCGGCGGCGGCGACGTCGCTTCGCTCAAGGATGTGGATCTGTCGGCGCTGGAAGGCCCGCAGGCCCAGGCCCTGATGCTGCAGCTGGCCAAGTACCCCGAGATGCTGACGGCCGCCGCCGAGGGCGAGGCCCCGCACGACGTAACCTTCTACCTGCGCGACCTGGCTGCCAGCTACCACAGCTACTACGACGCGGAGCGCATCCTGGTGGACGACGAGGCCGTCAGGCGCGCGCGCCTTGCGCTGGTCGCCGCCACGGCGCAGGTATTGCACAATGGCCTGGCGGTGCTGGGCGTGTCGGCGCCAGCCAGAATGTGA
- a CDS encoding SPOR domain-containing protein: MTKKQQRGGSAVGFILGIVVGLGVALAVAVYVTKVPVPFLNKGGARSSDQDALESQRNKNWDPNSPLYGKNPARPATPAASTPAVAGVEPAPASMPAASAAVAAASTPRAAASRPVAGASSADPLGDLARARAAAGAEPFDYFVQAGAFRTQGDADAQRAKLAMLGWEARVSEREQNGRTVFRVRVGPFTKRDDAEMLKEKLDGAGVESALVRVQH; encoded by the coding sequence ATGACCAAGAAGCAGCAACGCGGCGGTTCGGCCGTCGGCTTCATCCTGGGGATCGTCGTCGGCCTGGGCGTGGCGCTCGCCGTGGCGGTGTACGTGACCAAGGTGCCGGTACCCTTCCTCAACAAGGGTGGGGCACGCAGTTCCGACCAGGATGCCCTCGAATCCCAGCGCAACAAGAACTGGGACCCGAATTCGCCGCTGTACGGCAAGAATCCGGCGCGGCCGGCCACGCCGGCGGCCAGCACGCCGGCCGTGGCGGGTGTCGAGCCCGCACCGGCCAGCATGCCCGCGGCATCCGCTGCGGTAGCGGCCGCGTCCACGCCGCGGGCCGCCGCGAGCAGGCCGGTGGCCGGCGCCTCGTCGGCCGATCCGCTGGGCGACCTGGCGCGCGCGCGTGCCGCTGCCGGCGCCGAGCCGTTCGATTACTTCGTGCAGGCCGGCGCCTTCCGCACCCAGGGCGATGCCGATGCGCAGCGCGCCAAGCTGGCCATGCTGGGCTGGGAAGCCCGCGTGAGCGAGCGCGAACAGAACGGCCGGACGGTGTTCCGCGTGCGCGTGGGCCCGTTCACCAAGCGCGACGATGCCGAGATGCTCAAGGAGAAGCTCGATGGCGCCGGGGTGGAGTCCGCACTGGTGCGCGTGCAGCACTGA
- a CDS encoding thiol:disulfide interchange protein DsbA/DsbL: MKRREFSLSAATAVAASAVALPVATPAFAQARQFKEGKDYTRLAKPAPTDAPAGKVEVIEFFWYSCPHCNAFEPTLEAWIKSAPKDLVIRRVPVAFNSSFAAQQKLYFALEGMGKLPEVHAKVFRAVHVEKLPLNKDDQIFEWVGKQGVDVAKFKEVYNSFTVSNQLRKAAQLQDAYGVEGVPSMGVAGRFYTDGTMAGSMQNVLQVVEYLAGLARKG; encoded by the coding sequence ATGAAACGCCGCGAGTTCTCCCTCTCTGCCGCCACCGCCGTGGCCGCTTCCGCCGTCGCGCTGCCGGTGGCCACGCCCGCCTTCGCGCAGGCGCGCCAGTTCAAGGAGGGCAAGGACTACACCCGCCTGGCCAAGCCGGCCCCCACCGATGCGCCCGCCGGCAAGGTCGAGGTCATCGAGTTCTTCTGGTACAGCTGCCCGCACTGCAACGCCTTCGAGCCGACGCTCGAGGCCTGGATCAAGTCCGCCCCGAAGGACCTCGTGATCCGCCGCGTTCCGGTGGCCTTCAATTCCAGCTTCGCCGCGCAGCAGAAGCTGTATTTTGCCCTGGAGGGCATGGGCAAGCTGCCCGAGGTGCACGCCAAGGTGTTCCGCGCCGTGCACGTGGAAAAGCTGCCCCTCAACAAGGACGACCAGATCTTCGAATGGGTCGGCAAGCAGGGCGTGGACGTGGCCAAGTTCAAGGAGGTCTACAACTCCTTCACCGTCTCCAACCAGCTGCGCAAGGCCGCCCAGCTGCAGGATGCGTACGGCGTCGAGGGCGTGCCCTCCATGGGCGTGGCCGGCCGGTTCTACACCGACGGCACCATGGCCGGCAGCATGCAGAACGTGCTGCAGGTGGTGGAATACCTGGCGGGCCTGGCCCGCAAGGGCTGA
- the lptA gene encoding lipopolysaccharide transport periplasmic protein LptA → MRPRLLPTLLLLASMAFAVGPAQAEKADRNKPMNIEADALRHDELKQTSVFTGRVVVTKGTIVLRGTRLDVRQDPDGFQYGTMTAEPGKRAFFRQKRDTAPGAPDEFVEGEGEVIEYDGRADLVRLIRRAELRRYRESTLTDEMAGALIVYNNTTDVFTVDGQKTAPAGAASSGTPGGRVRAVLSPKETASAPAAAPAPGPAPTLRRSNELGNGAK, encoded by the coding sequence ATGAGACCCAGACTCCTCCCCACCCTCCTCCTGCTGGCGTCCATGGCATTCGCCGTGGGGCCTGCCCAGGCCGAAAAAGCCGATCGCAACAAGCCGATGAACATCGAGGCCGACGCACTGCGCCACGATGAACTCAAGCAGACCAGCGTGTTCACCGGGCGCGTGGTGGTGACCAAGGGCACCATCGTGCTGCGCGGCACCCGGCTGGACGTGCGGCAGGACCCGGACGGCTTCCAGTACGGCACCATGACGGCCGAGCCTGGCAAGCGGGCCTTCTTCCGCCAGAAGCGCGACACCGCGCCCGGCGCCCCGGACGAGTTCGTCGAGGGCGAGGGCGAGGTGATCGAGTACGACGGCCGGGCTGACCTGGTGCGCCTGATCCGCCGCGCGGAGCTGCGCCGCTACCGCGAATCCACCCTCACCGACGAGATGGCCGGTGCGCTGATCGTCTACAACAACACCACCGACGTCTTCACCGTGGACGGCCAGAAGACCGCGCCCGCGGGTGCCGCGTCGTCCGGTACGCCGGGCGGGCGCGTGCGTGCGGTGCTCTCGCCCAAGGAGACCGCTTCGGCACCCGCGGCGGCTCCGGCACCGGGGCCCGCTCCCACGCTGCGCCGCAGCAACGAACTGGGCAACGGAGCGAAGTGA
- the lptB gene encoding LPS export ABC transporter ATP-binding protein, with translation MAVSHPPDAAAAPAADAPSRLEAMHLEKSYGTRKVVKDVSMVVQKGEVVGLLGPNGAGKTTSFYMIVGLVRSDGGDIRIDGQSVANMPIHRRSRLGLSYLPQEASIFRKLSVEENVRAVLELQRGDDGRPLAREEIEERLTALLQELRVDHLRASPALALSGGERRRVEIARALATQPRFILLDEPFAGIDPIAVIEIQRIIGFLKARGIGVLITDHNVRETLGICDHAFIISDGRVLAQGTPSEIVDNAEVRRVYLGEHFRM, from the coding sequence ATGGCGGTTTCCCACCCACCGGACGCCGCGGCGGCACCGGCAGCGGACGCGCCGAGCCGCCTGGAGGCGATGCATCTCGAGAAGTCCTACGGCACCCGCAAGGTGGTCAAGGATGTTTCCATGGTCGTGCAGAAGGGCGAGGTCGTCGGCCTGCTCGGCCCCAACGGCGCGGGCAAGACCACGTCGTTCTACATGATCGTGGGCCTGGTGCGCAGCGACGGCGGTGACATCCGCATCGACGGGCAGTCGGTGGCGAACATGCCGATCCACCGTCGTTCCCGCCTGGGGCTGTCGTACCTTCCGCAGGAGGCCTCGATCTTCCGCAAGCTCTCCGTGGAGGAAAACGTGCGCGCCGTGCTGGAGCTTCAGCGCGGCGACGACGGCCGGCCGCTCGCGCGCGAGGAAATCGAGGAGCGCCTCACCGCGCTCCTGCAGGAGTTGCGGGTGGACCACCTGCGCGCCTCGCCCGCGCTCGCGCTCTCGGGCGGCGAGCGCCGCCGCGTGGAGATCGCGCGCGCTCTGGCCACCCAGCCGCGGTTCATCCTGCTGGACGAGCCGTTCGCGGGCATCGACCCGATCGCGGTGATCGAGATCCAGCGCATCATCGGCTTCCTGAAGGCGCGCGGCATCGGCGTGCTCATCACCGACCACAACGTGCGCGAGACGCTGGGCATCTGCGACCACGCCTTCATCATCAGCGACGGCCGGGTGCTCGCGCAGGGCACTCCCTCGGAGATCGTGGACAACGCCGAAGTGCGCCGCGTGTACCTCGGCGAACACTTCCGCATGTGA